The Rhipicephalus sanguineus isolate Rsan-2018 chromosome 4, BIME_Rsan_1.4, whole genome shotgun sequence DNA window AGCCCGCAGACAGACCCTTTGCGTGTGAAACGCAAACGTTATAGTCGGACAGGAAGGGCCGTAGGGCCTTCTCAGTGTCTTCGTCactctcgatctttgtctcctgGATGGCGACAAAATCGAGTCGTTTCCTTGTAAAAAGCTTGCGGAGCTGAGCCTGTTTCTGGAAAGACCTAAGGCCACGAACATTCAATGTTGCAAAATTGAGTCGCTCGGACTGCGCCATGATGTCTACCAACAGTATGCTTACTGTCCCTTGTGATCACTTGTATAGGTCACCGCCGACGGTGAGGCTTCTCTTGAACCCCCACCAGGCCTCCTCGATCGTGACCGCCGACAATTTCCGTTGTGTTTCGATGTTCGGCGACGGCGCACCTTCCGATTCACACTCTTTGTGTCGCTCTCCTTGCTTGAATCGGAGCTGTACGTCGCGCGGCGCTTGGGGATCGTCGCATCTACAGAAACATGCATGTCATCTTCCGAGACCGAGGCAGGATGAAACAGCTGTTGCGGAACTGAGGCGCTCTTATCTGGTATTTCTTCACTGGAAGTCTCTGAAGGTACGGCCTGTTCCTTAACAGGCTGGTCAGGACAATTTTGGTCCAACTGCTTGCATGGTCCACTCGGTTCTTCGTTTACCGCAGCTTCCTCGGACGCATCGACTGTTGTTTTCTTTGCGTCTTCAGTAGGCGTTCTGCTTAATCCTGTAGCATCTGTGCTTGACGAAGTGTCTCCCGTCGCGTCGAGAACTTCTGTAGCATCCATGATATGCTCTTGCAAGTTCTCATCTGGTTGCTGCGTACGTTGTCGTAGTTTGTTGGCGTAAGTCATGACACATTCCTCAGCTGAATGACCAAAGCGTCGACAGTCGTCGCAGCGAGGAGTCCTGCAGTTACGACGAATGTGCCCTACCTTATTACAGCGAAGACAAAGTGGTGGCTGGCCAGGAATGAGGACAAGACTTTGAACTCCGCAGACTGTCAGGAGATGTGGAATGTCACCCACTCGGACTCCATCGGCAAGGGACAGTACAACATCACGATTAAGAGTCCGCATTTGCTCCATGTCCGCTACTTTCCAGCTTTCTGTTGATATTGACTTGATCTTCCCGAAAACATGCAGTGCATCTCGAATGTAGGTGTCTTCTAAGTGCTCAGGAAGCCACAGGAGCTTCATCTTTACTTCTGTGGGTTCCGGGTCAATCACAAGGCATCGACGGCTCTTGACAAGAAATTCACCACGTGTGACTAACTTCGTTTTCGTCATTGTTGACTTGCACGTCACCATCCATACGTGCGACATTTGGAATTGACCTATCGAGCTGATTTCCTTT harbors:
- the LOC119391552 gene encoding uncharacterized protein LOC119391552; the protein is MFSASKDLSALSRGAAQASASSNDYRVVLPRLPTGKLVVDSVFLHADLAGRPYRVQDFRDALRNIIDLKEISSIGQFQMSHVWMVTCKSTMTKTKLVTRGEFLVKSRRCLVIDPEPTEVKMKLLWLPEHLEDTYIRDALHVFGKIKSISTESWKVADMEQMRTLNRDVVLSLADGVRVGDIPHLLTVCGVQSLVLIPGQPPLCLRCNKVGHIRRNCRTPRCDDCRRFGHSAEECVMTYANKLRQRTQQPDENLQEHIMDATEVLDATGDTSSSTDATGLSRTPTEDAKKTTVDASEEAAVNEEPSGPCKQLDQNCPDQPVKEQAVPSETSSEEIPDKSASVPQQLFHPASVSEDDMHVSVDATIPKRRATYSSDSSKESDTKSVNRKVRRRRTSKHNGNCRRSRSRRPGGGSREASPSAVTYTSDHKGQ